One genomic window of Scylla paramamosain isolate STU-SP2022 chromosome 20, ASM3559412v1, whole genome shotgun sequence includes the following:
- the LOC135110146 gene encoding uncharacterized protein LOC135110146: MAAVPRQARVLNLRPSQSEGSVIPPVHYPNFYSQYYHSNERSGVVAEDSFEEDNASASSEQVRRWIPAVLVADWCYLDATATLHYLHSFFSCHGLCVICIKVYEAQETC; this comes from the exons ATGGCCGCCGTGCCCCGCCAAGCCCGGGTGTTGAACCTGAGACCAAGCCAG agtgagggcagtgtcattcctcctgtccactaccccaacttctactcccaatactaccacagcaatgagcggtctggtgtggtggctgaggattcttttgaagaggacaatgcttctgcttcatctgagcaggtcagaaggtggataccagcagtactagtagcagactggtgttaccttgatgctactgctacattgcattatttgcatagttttttcagttgtcatggactttgtgtaatatgtataaaagtatatgaagctcaagaaacttgttga
- the LOC135110144 gene encoding uncharacterized protein LOC135110144, whose amino-acid sequence MWSMGLVQQPSLLPLATASLPDLQLLARHFDWKFRNLVIQQLLAMPQTILTSALHHLLLLPLSPQNYLISPSPLVHSSSFSAPSPFFSSSFSPSAHSSSPPQPSLPPASPFTHPEAIFAMHQTSATVHPADPSQFIIKDSTFQEALECNSHRWQGNTAYLPSHNSDALNELGRDN is encoded by the exons ATGTGGTCTATGGGTCTGGTGCAGCAGCCAAGCCTCCTTCCTCTGGCCACAGCTTCTCTGCCAGATCTCCAACTCTTAGCCAGACACTTTGACTGGAAATTCAGAAATCTGGTCATACAGCAGCTCCTGGCCATGCCTCAGACCATACTCACCTCAGCACTACACCACCTGTTATTACTGCCTTTGAGTCCTCAAAATTATCtcatttccccttccccattagtccattcctcatcattctctgcaccatcaccttttttctcctcatccttctcaccttctgctcactcatcatctcccccacaaccatcactccctcctgcctctccatttACTCATCCTGAAGCCATATTTGCCATGCACCAAACTTCTGCCACAGTTCACCCTGCTGATCCCAGCCAATTTATCATCAAGGACTCCACTTTCCAG gaggctctggaatgtaactcccacagatggcaaggaaacactgcatatcttccctcccacaacagcgatgcacttaatgaattgggccgagataattag